From Anopheles funestus chromosome 3RL, idAnoFuneDA-416_04, whole genome shotgun sequence, a single genomic window includes:
- the LOC125769023 gene encoding fasciclin-3 isoform X3, with product MQSKMQPVRFLSSLLLLVVCTVFTATGQTVDTEPRSITVVENQENVNLHCRIGRAAQLCLIRMPGVNDQFTLAPNINSPVAGMSYYGEGLDKGSCGVHIDRVTAENAGFMNCTLFVDGRGLTGAIEIVVAFPPEQPTIEVVSGNVNNLEVNSQLTFRCISARGNPAAKLAWFLDQEPIYEGVKLDKPEEYFDEQSNKRYFTASSTLTRSIRAEDNGKRLTCQAEHIAYSDKLSRTDLIMNVNFQPQALPEQIVYGLQLGRTATASMVIKANPSPRVLWNIDGMDYHQGTEQGRYAVPIPEALGNNHYNVSLTIAGLTLEDLSKVYVMRASNNFGTEDYRLSLRSQDEVFSESSSFGTGEIVGLVLAVLIVLLAVALIFIARATGRWCFRGASLNTDINPDSEAQITPHPHDDEIDERQQTHDPAAHYVHEGDEKHAATNGKHENGKQTKAQQQQPAATVVPPVAPTKQENGKTDSKTNTSV from the exons CTACCGGACAGACCGTAGACACTGAGCCACGCTCGATTACCGTGGTAGAGAATCAGGAAAATGTTAACCTTCACTGTCGGATAGGCCGTGCGGCACAACTTTGTCT cATTCGAATGCCGGGAGTGAATGATCAGTTTACGCTAGCTCCGAACATAAATTCACCCGTAGCCGGTATGTCCTACTATGGCGAAGGTCTGGACAAAGGTTCCTGTGGAGTTCATATCGATCGAGTTACTGCTGAAAATGCCGGCTTCATGAATTGTACCCTGTTTGTCGACGGCCGCGGTTTGACAGGTGCCATCGAGATTGTTGTTGCCT TCCCACCGGAACAGCCTACCATTGAGGTCGTCTCGGGTAATGTGAACAATCTGGAGGTTAACAGTCAGCTTACCTTCCGGTGCATCTCGGCACGCGGAAATCCTGCGGCAAAGTTGGCATGGTTTTTGG ATCAGGAACCAATTTATGAAGGTGTGAAATTGGACAAACCGGAAGAGTACTTTGACGAGCAGTCGAACAAACGATACTTCACTGCCTCATCCACGCTGACGCGCTCGATTCGAGCAGAAGACAATGGCAAACGTTTAACGTGCCAGGCTGAACATATCGCCTACTCGGACAAACTGTCCCGTACCGATCTCATCATGAACGTTAACT TCCAACCGCAAGCATTGCCCGAACAGATCGTTTATGGACTGCAGCTGGGACGCACGGCAACGGCCAGTATGGTGATCAAAGCAAACCCTTCGCCACGAGTGCTGTGGAACATTGATGGAATGGATTATCACCAAGGAACCGAACAGGGCCGATACGCCGTACCGATTCCGGAAGCATTG GGTAACAATCACTACAACGTCTCGCTGACCATTGCCGGTCTCACGCTGGAAGATCTCTCGAAGGTGTACGTGATGCGTGCGTCGAACAACTTCGGCACGGAAGACTATCGGCTGAGCCTGCGCTCGCAGGACGAAGTTTTCAGCGAATCGAGCAGCTTCGGTACGGGTGAAATCGTTGGTCTGGTGCTGGCGGTACTGATCGTCCTGTTAGCTGTCGCACTGATCTTTATTGCTCGTGCTACCGGTAGATGGTGCTTCCGAG GCGCTTCCCTCAATACCGATATCAATCCGGACTCTGAGGCACAGATTACACCGCACCCGCACGATGACGAGATTGACGAGCGGCAGCAAACGCACGACCCGGCCGCCCACTACGTGCACGAAGGTGACGAGAAGCATGCGGCCACTAATGGGAAGCACGAGAATGGGAAGCAAACAAAggcgcaacagcagcaaccggcGGCAACAGTCGTCCCACCGGTCGCCCCAACCAAGCAGGAGAATGGCAAAACCGATAGCAAAACGAACACATCCGTGTAG